One Halorientalis litorea DNA segment encodes these proteins:
- the trmY gene encoding tRNA (pseudouridine(54)-N(1))-methyltransferase TrmY, producing the protein MRQFVVIGHEAPTTPEFPLDALPSEAGRLDVLCRCVTAALLLSHDSRADVRVHLVLGDEFTVHFDGADLHRLNPDERSTAALIREALDHRETAVGHVAAESTPGVSISRRGVESVIDEVAADGTLVHLHADGTPAVEVDPPTDPAFVLSDHREFTERERDLLAERADRRVSLGPRALHADDAITVAHNYLDTDGFRTY; encoded by the coding sequence ATGCGACAGTTCGTCGTCATCGGCCACGAGGCCCCCACGACGCCGGAGTTTCCCCTCGACGCGCTCCCGAGCGAGGCGGGACGGCTGGACGTACTCTGCCGGTGTGTCACCGCCGCACTCCTGCTCTCTCACGACAGTCGCGCGGACGTGCGCGTTCACCTCGTCCTCGGAGACGAGTTTACCGTCCACTTCGACGGGGCCGACCTCCACCGCCTCAACCCAGACGAGCGCAGCACCGCGGCCCTGATTCGGGAGGCACTCGACCACCGTGAGACGGCCGTCGGCCACGTCGCCGCCGAGAGTACGCCGGGCGTCAGCATCTCCCGCCGGGGCGTCGAGAGCGTCATCGACGAGGTGGCCGCCGACGGGACGCTCGTCCACCTCCACGCCGACGGCACACCCGCCGTCGAGGTGGACCCGCCGACCGACCCCGCGTTCGTCCTCTCGGACCACCGCGAGTTCACCGAGCGCGAACGTGACCTACTCGCCGAGCGCGCGGACCGCCGTGTCAGCCTCGGCCCGCGCGCGCTCCACGCAGACGACGCCATCACCGTCGCCCACAACTACCTCGACACCGACGGCTTTCGGACGTACTGA
- a CDS encoding DUF7139 domain-containing protein: protein MTDGSQPENVLFEWYERYIGEPTAETEVYLGFGLFFGGCAFAALGLVLFLGGTVVYGLRTGGYFALAQPGYFLGMLSVPMAVLSIVVLLPTERRLTLAAYGGAGVTTVAAVAFLLAYPDQWFEFGTQNTLAVVGSYAVGVATVVAAAGSALVAHRVEQAQGAGSVDDETDGDAVETVTDEQVAADIDEAMSDVDLNWGGVEQEEHRRLEFTTEADDVSAADVDIEAEQTVSSGGVDAEVQGLKQLKGGNSEVDTSTNTVDDQTAALNELKRQKQAEKAQKGDDGWNPFARLVQWLRGS from the coding sequence ATGACCGACGGAAGCCAGCCCGAGAACGTCCTGTTCGAGTGGTACGAGCGGTACATCGGCGAACCGACCGCGGAGACGGAAGTGTACCTCGGCTTCGGCCTCTTTTTCGGCGGGTGTGCCTTTGCGGCACTCGGCCTCGTGTTGTTCCTCGGGGGAACTGTCGTGTACGGACTGCGGACCGGCGGCTACTTCGCGCTCGCACAACCGGGCTACTTCCTCGGAATGTTGTCCGTCCCGATGGCGGTGCTGTCCATCGTGGTGTTGCTCCCGACGGAACGGCGTCTCACGCTCGCCGCGTACGGTGGCGCGGGCGTCACCACCGTCGCCGCCGTCGCGTTCCTCCTCGCGTACCCCGACCAGTGGTTCGAGTTCGGGACGCAGAACACCCTCGCCGTCGTCGGGTCCTACGCCGTCGGCGTCGCCACCGTCGTCGCCGCCGCCGGGAGCGCGCTCGTCGCACACCGTGTCGAGCAGGCACAGGGGGCGGGCAGTGTCGACGACGAAACCGACGGCGACGCGGTCGAGACAGTCACCGACGAGCAGGTGGCGGCCGACATCGACGAGGCGATGTCGGACGTCGACCTCAACTGGGGCGGCGTCGAGCAGGAGGAACACCGCCGCTTGGAGTTTACCACCGAGGCGGACGACGTCTCGGCCGCAGATGTCGACATCGAGGCGGAACAGACCGTCAGTTCCGGCGGCGTCGACGCCGAGGTGCAGGGCCTCAAACAGCTCAAAGGCGGGAACAGCGAGGTCGACACGTCGACGAACACCGTCGACGACCAGACGGCCGCACTCAACGAACTCAAGCGACAGAAGCAGGCCGAAAAAGCCCAAAAGGGAGACGACGGCTGGAATCCGTTCGCGCGACTGGTGCAGTGGCTTCGCGGGTCGTGA
- a CDS encoding metallophosphoesterase: protein MEVGIVSDTHDNYGAATEIAERFADRGIETVLHCGDFISPPLLGAFEGHGFVFHGVLGNNDGERDGLERTIDDLSADSKLHGREVDLTLDGVRVHALHGDQGIDTVNTRAESGEYDVVCYGHFHVAEQRDVDGTTVVNPGAHFPTVSDENRSVAILDTETGGLEFLGIEG from the coding sequence ATGGAAGTCGGCATCGTCTCCGACACGCACGACAACTACGGCGCCGCAACGGAAATCGCCGAGCGGTTCGCGGACCGCGGTATCGAGACGGTCCTCCACTGTGGAGACTTCATCTCGCCGCCGTTGCTCGGAGCCTTCGAGGGGCACGGTTTCGTGTTCCACGGCGTCCTCGGGAACAACGACGGAGAGCGGGACGGACTCGAACGGACCATCGACGACCTGAGCGCGGACAGCAAACTCCACGGCCGGGAGGTGGACCTGACCCTCGACGGGGTTCGGGTTCACGCCCTCCACGGTGACCAAGGCATCGACACGGTGAACACCCGCGCCGAGTCCGGGGAGTACGACGTGGTCTGTTACGGGCACTTCCACGTCGCCGAACAGCGCGACGTGGACGGAACGACAGTCGTCAACCCCGGCGCGCACTTCCCCACAGTCTCCGACGAGAACCGGAGCGTGGCGATACTCGACACCGAGACAGGTGGGCTGGAGTTCCTCGGCATCGAGGGATGA
- a CDS encoding phosphoenolpyruvate carboxykinase (ATP) produces MSESGIAVTKPATVLPDPATADNVVYNPSFDELREFSSHLETTTEFGSPAYVSEEQSRNADKTRNAVDHEFDDADYQHFEDAVSYVEDTEMVCLDRQVGRHTDHSYVCRYYVPKEYGRIALAWAKLFEPVHGDREPDFFTVQIPDHEETAIRILPEAGFTAVLGSDYTGEAKKSFLRLFMFYAKQAGGLGLHAGSKRVCLEQDDEGGLETVGQLFLGLSGTGKSTLTAHGLGLEDPEGTGERSSPSSRSQARENATMLQDDVCALLPDGTVAGSEGQGLYIKTIGLEREEQPELYDAATHESAVLENVDVAADGTVDFDSDHHTTNGRAVIQRSCLDSAGEDIDLPDLDQIFFITRNPAMPPVAKLDYDEAAAAFMLGESIQTSAGDPSKAGESIRVVGTNPFIMGSEGEEGNRFRDLIADLDVDCFVLNTGSVGDRDVGVEDTVALLRGISRGTVEWTDDDATGLTVPSAVPDVDVAEFDVAENLDGYEERAATLRAEREAYLAAFEDLSEDIRDAVY; encoded by the coding sequence ATGTCAGAGTCCGGTATTGCCGTCACGAAACCGGCGACAGTGTTACCCGACCCGGCGACAGCCGACAACGTCGTCTACAACCCATCGTTCGACGAGCTACGGGAGTTCTCCAGCCACCTGGAGACGACGACGGAGTTCGGGTCGCCGGCATACGTCAGCGAAGAGCAGTCACGCAACGCGGACAAGACACGCAACGCCGTCGACCACGAGTTCGACGACGCGGACTACCAGCACTTCGAGGACGCCGTCTCCTACGTCGAAGACACGGAGATGGTGTGTCTCGACCGGCAGGTCGGCCGCCACACCGACCACTCCTACGTCTGCCGGTACTACGTGCCGAAGGAGTACGGCCGCATCGCGTTGGCGTGGGCCAAACTCTTCGAACCGGTCCACGGTGACCGCGAACCCGACTTCTTCACCGTGCAGATTCCCGACCACGAGGAGACGGCCATCCGCATCCTCCCCGAGGCCGGGTTCACCGCCGTCCTCGGCAGCGACTACACCGGGGAAGCCAAGAAGTCCTTCCTCCGCCTGTTCATGTTCTACGCCAAACAGGCCGGTGGCCTCGGCCTCCACGCCGGGAGCAAGCGCGTGTGCCTCGAACAAGACGACGAGGGCGGACTGGAGACGGTCGGCCAACTCTTCTTGGGCCTCTCTGGGACCGGCAAGTCCACGCTGACCGCCCACGGCCTCGGTTTGGAGGACCCGGAAGGCACCGGGGAGCGAAGCTCCCCGAGCTCTCGCTCGCAGGCTCGCGAGAACGCCACAATGCTCCAAGACGACGTGTGCGCGCTCCTGCCCGACGGCACCGTCGCCGGGAGCGAAGGGCAAGGCCTCTACATCAAAACCATCGGCCTCGAACGCGAGGAGCAACCCGAACTCTACGACGCCGCGACCCACGAGTCCGCCGTCCTAGAGAACGTCGACGTGGCCGCGGACGGCACCGTCGACTTCGACAGCGACCACCACACCACGAACGGCCGCGCCGTCATCCAGCGGTCCTGTCTCGACTCCGCGGGCGAGGACATCGACCTGCCGGACCTCGACCAGATTTTCTTCATCACCCGCAACCCCGCGATGCCACCCGTCGCCAAACTGGACTACGACGAGGCCGCCGCCGCGTTCATGCTCGGCGAGTCCATCCAGACCAGCGCGGGCGACCCCTCGAAGGCCGGCGAATCCATCCGCGTCGTCGGCACCAACCCCTTCATCATGGGGTCGGAAGGCGAGGAGGGCAACCGCTTCCGTGACCTCATCGCGGACCTAGACGTGGACTGTTTCGTCCTCAACACCGGGTCGGTCGGCGACCGGGACGTGGGTGTCGAGGACACCGTGGCCCTCCTGCGCGGCATCTCGCGTGGCACCGTCGAGTGGACCGACGACGACGCGACGGGCCTGACCGTCCCGAGTGCCGTGCCGGACGTGGACGTCGCCGAGTTCGACGTGGCCGAGAACCTCGACGGCTACGAGGAGCGCGCCGCGACGTTGCGCGCCGAACGCGAGGCGTATCTGGCCGCGTTCGAGGACCTCAGCGAGGACATTCGCGACGCCGTGTACTGA
- a CDS encoding transposase has translation MECPRCGGTVTVYRLRGRESFACDDCEYVGIEVEHGSERRPSESWATALSRFRGRESSEERQDTDDAEAAAEDERTEDVSHDGVPSAARAVRDLDVPGGDVTRAQRRAAIQSLYEALRTRGEATREELLTVVDPETVGYESSDAFWTDIGRDRLASLPGVQERAADDGVWRFDADAATEEPAP, from the coding sequence ATGGAGTGTCCCCGCTGTGGCGGTACCGTCACCGTCTATCGACTCCGTGGTCGGGAGTCGTTCGCGTGTGACGACTGTGAATACGTCGGAATCGAGGTCGAACACGGGTCCGAGCGGCGTCCCTCCGAGTCGTGGGCGACGGCCCTCAGCCGCTTTCGTGGGCGGGAGAGCAGCGAGGAGAGACAGGATACGGACGACGCGGAGGCGGCGGCCGAGGACGAACGGACCGAGGACGTGTCCCACGACGGCGTTCCCTCGGCCGCCCGGGCCGTCCGTGACCTCGATGTCCCGGGAGGAGACGTGACCCGCGCACAACGACGGGCGGCGATTCAGTCGCTGTACGAGGCGTTACGGACCCGAGGGGAGGCGACCCGCGAGGAGTTGCTGACAGTCGTCGACCCGGAGACGGTCGGATACGAGAGTTCCGACGCCTTCTGGACGGACATCGGCCGGGACAGGCTCGCATCGCTCCCGGGCGTGCAGGAGCGCGCCGCAGACGACGGTGTCTGGCGGTTCGACGCCGACGCCGCCACCGAAGAACCCGCACCCTGA
- a CDS encoding NUDIX domain-containing protein has protein sequence MEERPVSEEDWATVVRNVPVVSVDLVVETDEGVVLGKRENDPAKGEWFVPGGRVQKNEQLTEAVRRVARTELDATVTIERKLGVYEHFWDTADVPDADGKHYVPIGYHVRPTDETTFRADDQHAAVDVFAPPFEFDLHPYVEAYLRDAGVPVG, from the coding sequence ATGGAAGAGCGGCCAGTATCTGAGGAAGACTGGGCGACAGTCGTCCGGAACGTTCCGGTCGTGTCGGTCGATTTGGTCGTCGAGACGGACGAGGGCGTAGTGTTAGGTAAACGAGAGAACGACCCCGCGAAGGGGGAGTGGTTCGTCCCCGGTGGGCGCGTGCAGAAAAACGAGCAGTTGACGGAGGCCGTCCGTCGAGTCGCGCGCACGGAACTGGACGCGACAGTCACTATCGAGCGAAAGTTGGGTGTCTACGAGCACTTCTGGGACACCGCCGACGTTCCGGACGCCGACGGCAAACACTACGTCCCCATCGGGTACCACGTCCGTCCGACCGACGAGACGACGTTTCGGGCGGACGACCAACACGCCGCAGTCGACGTGTTCGCGCCGCCGTTCGAGTTCGACCTGCACCCCTACGTCGAGGCGTACCTCCGGGACGCTGGCGTTCCGGTAGGGTGA